The nucleotide window ACGGGTCAGCCAGGCGGCGCTGGCCACTTCGATGACCAGGGTACCCTGGCGCAGGTTGGCCACCCGGCTCTGACTGGCCAGGGGCTCACCCACCAGCTTGGCATAGGCCTGGTTCAGGCGCCTGAGCAGCAGGGCCCGCTGCTGCAGATCGGCGACACCGGAGCCGGGGCGTTGGGCCAGATCCTTCAATGAGTCCGGGTGTGATGACATGGCAAGTCGCTTCTGATGAAAGTCACCTTCATTATCGAACGAGCGGGGCGCTCCCGGCAATGGTCGTTGCCGGCCTGGTTGCTGGCGGCCTTGCTGCTGTCGTTGCTGATGCTGCTGCTCAGCCTGCCCGGCGGTGCCGGAGCCAAGGCGCAGACGGCAATGCCGGGGGAGGGCGTGGCTCTGCCGGATGCCAGCCGCTGGCAATGGATGTCGGCCCGTCTCGGCGAGGCCGAGGCCAGGCTAGTGGCGCTTAGAACCCGGGCCGAGTTGCTGTCCCGGCGCATGGGGCTTGGGCCCCTGCCGGAACAGGAGCTGAGCGACGCCAATGGCCTGGCACTGTTGGAAAATCGTTACCAGACCCTTGAAAAACTGTTGGGACGCCACCAGATAGCTTCTCAGAGCGAGCCGACGGCATCGCCGCTGCCCGAGGGCAGGCAGGCGTCCGCCTTCGGCTATCGACAGGATCCTTTCAACGGCCGGCGCCGTTTTCATGCCGGCCTGGATCTGGCTGCCGACCAAGGCACGCCCGTGCTGGCCAGTGCCAGTGGCGTGGTTACCTACGCCGGCCGCTACAAGGGCTACGGCCTGCTGGTGGAGTTGGAACACGGTGACGGGGTCACCACCCGTTACGGCCATAACAGCGGCCTGGAGGTCAAGGCGGGGGAGCGGGTCGAAAAGGGCCAGATCATCGCCCGGGTTGGCTCCAGTGGCAGAGCGACGGGCCCCCATGTGCACTTCGAGGTGCGTCACCAGGGTAAGCCCCAGGACCCTAAGCATTTTGTC belongs to Gallaecimonas sp. GXIMD4217 and includes:
- a CDS encoding M23 family metallopeptidase; its protein translation is MKVTFIIERAGRSRQWSLPAWLLAALLLSLLMLLLSLPGGAGAKAQTAMPGEGVALPDASRWQWMSARLGEAEARLVALRTRAELLSRRMGLGPLPEQELSDANGLALLENRYQTLEKLLGRHQIASQSEPTASPLPEGRQASAFGYRQDPFNGRRRFHAGLDLAADQGTPVLASASGVVTYAGRYKGYGLLVELEHGDGVTTRYGHNSGLEVKAGERVEKGQIIARVGSSGRATGPHVHFEVRHQGKPQDPKHFVYPKGVD